CAGGAAGACACCCGGGACCAGCCCTTCCGTTGCCATCCGCGCCAGCCGCTCTGGCGGCCCCCCGCGCGCCAGGACGGCGCCACGGGGGTCAAGGAGCAGGATCCCGGGGCCCTTCTCTTGAACCTGCTCGCCCGCGCTTTGCAGAATCTCGTCCGCCACGCGGAAAAACGCATCCAGGAGCAGATGGTGTCTGACGATGGAGGTTTCAAACTCCTCCCACTGAACCAACGTGTGGGGGGCATGCAACGTGAGCCTTCCTCCTTCGGGTCACAACCTCGGGCTGGCGAGGGGGCCAGGGCGATGAACCCGGCGAACACCGACAAGGCCGTGCGCTTCGCCGAGATGGCCCGCCACGTGGACGAGGGAATTCGGGCACTCGAACGGCGGGCCCTTCGCGATGCCATCGCCGCGTTTGAGCGGGCCTACCAGGTGGCGAAGGAGGCCGACCTCGGAACGGACGCCATGCTTGGAACGCTGCGCAACCTGGCCCTCGCCCGCCGGGAAGCCGGCGACCACCAGGGAGCGGTGGCCGCCTATCGGCTGGCGCTTCACGCACACGGCATTACCGACCGACAGAAGGCTGCCGTACTTCACGGCCTCGGCGTCATCTATCTCCGGGTCGGGGCCTACAGCCGGGCCAAAACCCTGCTGACCCGAGCTCATGCATTATGGCAACGCGTACTAAAAGAGAACACCCCCACCTGGCAGACAGGCGCGGTCCGGACGGAGTGTGTCCGGGTGGCCCTGGACCTGTCCCGTACGCTCCGCTCCCTGGGCCGCTATGACGATGCTCGTTGCCTTCTGCAGCCCATCCTGGACAACCTCACCGGCGTGGACCCCTCCGAGGTCCCTC
This window of the Bacillota bacterium genome carries:
- a CDS encoding tetratricopeptide repeat protein — encoded protein: MNPANTDKAVRFAEMARHVDEGIRALERRALRDAIAAFERAYQVAKEADLGTDAMLGTLRNLALARREAGDHQGAVAAYRLALHAHGITDRQKAAVLHGLGVIYLRVGAYSRAKTLLTRAHALWQRVLKENTPTWQTGAVRTECVRVALDLSRTLRSLGRYDDARCLLQPILDNLTGVDPSEVPHAYIELARIAQQSGHLKEARRHLDQALSFTHSDDPGLQA